A single window of Gossypium hirsutum isolate 1008001.06 chromosome A10, Gossypium_hirsutum_v2.1, whole genome shotgun sequence DNA harbors:
- the LOC121208529 gene encoding probable polygalacturonase, translated as MKMPVALLLLLALCNAIKIHGEESNGLCDVNLTLRSRPHSVSILEFGAVGDGKTLNTIAFQNAIFYLKSFADKGGAQLYVPPGRWLTGSFNLTSHLTLFLEKGAVILGSQDPSHWDIVEPLPSYGPGTELPGKRYRSLVNGYMLRDVVITGDNGTIDGQGSVWWEWFTSHSLNYSCPHLVEFVSSESILVSNITFLNAPAYNIHPVYCSHVHIHHITVYASPGSPYTVGIVPDSSDNICIEDCSISMGHDAIALKSGWDEYGIAYGIPTANVHIRRVQLQSFSGSSLAFGSQMSGGISDVQVQQLHLYDSLTGIEFRTTKGRGGYIKEIAISDVDMLNIKTAFCANGHFGSHPDDKFDPDALPLVAKITIQNIIGTNISMAGNFTGIEESPFTSICLSNVSLSINSASSSPWQCSYVSGFSESVFPEPCSELNNPDASSSCFSLLKPNGRAAVL; from the exons ATGAAGATGCCA GTGGCATTGCTGTTGCTGCTGGCATTGTGCAATGCAATCAAAATCCATGGAGAAGAAAGCAATGGGCTGTGTGATGTTAATCTAACATTGCGCTCAAGACCACATAGTGTATCCATATTGGAATTTGGTGCTGTTGGAGATGGCAAAACCTTGAATACCATTGCCTTCCAAAATGCCATTTTCTATCTTAAGTCTTTTGCTGACAAAGGTGGTGCACAACTTTATGTGCCGCCGGGAAGATGGCTTACCGGAAGTTTCAATCTTACAAGCCATCTCACTCTCTTCTTGGAAAAAGGTGCAGTGATTCTTGGATCTCAG GATCCATCTCATTGGGACATTGTTGAACCTTTACCATCTTATGGCCCAGGAACTGAACTTCCTGGAAAGAGATATCGGAGTTTGGTAAATGGGTATATGTTGCGTGATGTCGTAATAACCG GTGATAATGGAACTATAGATGGACAGGGCTCAGTTTGGTGGGAATGGTTCACGTCTCATTCTTTAAACTACAGCTGCCCTCACCTTGTGGAATTTGTGTCTTCTGAATCTATACTTGTTTCGAACATTACTTTCCTTAACGCACCTGCATATAACATTCATCCAGTCTATTGCAG CCATGTGCACATTCATCACATAACGGTCTATGCTTCGCCAGGATCACCATATACTGTTGGTATAGTCCCAG ATTCTTCGGATAACATTTGCATTGAGGACTGTAGCATTAGTATGGGTCATGATGCAATTGCCCTCAAAAGTGGCTGGGATGAATATGGCATTGCTTATGGCATACCTACCGCAAATGTCCATATCAGGAGGGTCCAACTTCAGTCATTCTCAGGCTCTTCTCTTGCCTTCGGTAGTCAAATGTCCGGTGGCATTTCGGACGTTCAAGTGCAGCAGCTCCACCTCTATGACTCATTAACTGGTATTGAGTTTAGAACAACAAAGGGTAGAGGTGGTTATATTAAAGAGATTGCTATATCAGATGTTGACATGCTGAACATTAAAACGGCATTTTGTGCCAATGGGCATTTTGGATCCCATCCGGATGACAAGTTTGATCCTGATGCTCTTCCACTAGTAGCGAAAATCACCATCCAGAATATTATTGGAACAAACATCAGTATGGCTGGAAACTTCACAGGAATTGAAGAATCTCCCTTCACCTCTATTTGTCTATCCAACGTTTCCTTATCAATCAACTCTGCCTCATCTAGCCCTTGGCAATGTTCATATGTTTCAGGCTTTTCAGAGTCTGTCTTCCCTGAACCATGTTCTGAACTAAACAATCCAGATGCTTCTTCATCATGCTTTTCCCTCCTGAAGCCTAATGGAAGAGCTGCTGTCTTATGA
- the LOC107895505 gene encoding heavy metal-associated isoprenylated plant protein 7, with protein sequence MVPKFERPPVTQINVLMDCNGCVHKIKKALHGIHGIYHVHPDIAQQKLIVIGMADPEIIVKAIRKTRKTATICSHLEPTEPPPEVGSAALEGENPPPPEEKPKDEPPPENPQSELAETDAHANQKPPPQPSPPKDVDHSYGGPWSRHHNSQNFQHELPPQPAAFVTHCYNTYMPSPYVTEYQYVHSPPRYVQYSRVGHCNEDYHNYYINGSNIDNNGNGSIASLFSDDNPNACTIM encoded by the exons ATGGTGCCCAAGTTCGAG AGACCTCCAGTCACCCAAATCAATGTCCTAATGGACTGCAATGGATGTGTTCACAAGATCAAGAAGGCGCTACATGGCATTCATG GTATATACCATGTTCATCCTGATATTGCTCAACAGAAGTTGATTGTAATAGGAATGGCGGATCCAGAAATAATAGTTAAGGCAATTAGGAAAACTAGGAAGACGGCAACTATCTGTTCTCATTTAGAGCCAACAGAACCACCGCCTGAAGTTGGTTCAGCAGCTCTGGAGGGAGAAAATCCGCCACCACCTGAAGAAAAACCAAAAGATGAACCGCCACCGGAGAATCCACAATCGGAGCTGGCGGAAACTGATGCCCATGCCAACCAGAAACCACCACCGCAACCTTCTCCACCGAAAGATGTCGATCATAGCTATGGAGGGCCCTGGAGCAGACACCACAATAGCCAAAATTTCCAGCATGAATTACCACCTCAACCTGCTGCCTTTGTAACTCACTGCTACAACACATACATGCCATCACCATATGTGACAGAATACCAATATGTACATTCACCACCACGGTACGTGCAATATAGTAGGGTTGGTCACTGCAATGAGGACTATCACAATTATTACATCAATGGCAGCAACATCGATAACAATGGCAATGGAAGTATTGCATCACTGTTTAGTGATGACAACCCCAACGCTTGTACAATAATGTAG